One window from the genome of Engraulis encrasicolus isolate BLACKSEA-1 chromosome 16, IST_EnEncr_1.0, whole genome shotgun sequence encodes:
- the mep1bb gene encoding meprin A subunit beta gives MGRRVCMPLLLFLIISHVRCKPTSKAREVDVDDGRDIFDINTDAGLDLLEGDIWMEKATRNSIIGDQYRWPTTIPYYFEDDLEINAKGVILKAFEQYRLKTCIDFKPWSGEDNYISVFKGGGCFSSVGNRRVGKQRLSIGAGCDRIATIEHEFLHALGFWHEQSRADRDDYVNIMWDRISEGREHNFNTYNDTTSSALNVPYDYGSMMHYSKNAFRNGTEPTIVTKIPAFSDVIGQRMEFSDYDLLKLRRLYNCSSTSTFLDTCDFERENICGMIQGPGDQADWLRVSKAAGGPDTDYSNMGQCTGKGYFMHFSTTSGNQDDNAFLESRLLYPKRDFQCLQFFLYNSGHATDELSVWVREYDAANPNGTLRLIQKVNAPPQNIWQVHHVSLDVSKKFRVVFAGTKGSAASTGGLSLDDINLSETKCPEHVWRIKDFDKVMSETLQGSAVYSPRFTSKEGYSFQMALYPNGKTPDYPGELGAYAHLVSAEGDTDAGLKWPCPWKQITMMLMDQNPDIRSRMSNQRSVTADPTALLEGTEFFIWDDPRKVGVQVTDPDTGAKYYRGTGSGTPVYLTQARARSRDFIKGGDAIFLLTMEDVSHLVPVQPVPSPCERFSCENEGVCVVESTDTPVCRCASGGDWWYYGEKCQHRGTSEDQTMTAVWAGVGVLAGMLVVTVVSVVCVKKKYQRRITDMAKGLPMDDMKVQRF, from the exons ATGGGCCGAAGAGTGTGCATGCCACTGCTGCTCTTTTTGATAATTTCACACGTCCGCTGCAAG CCTACTTCAAAAGCTAGAG AGGTGGATGTGGATGATGGAAGGGATATTTTTGACATAAACACAG ATGCAGGCTTGGATCTCTTGGAAGGTGACATTTGGATGGAAAAGGCAA CAAGGAACTCTATTATAGGAGACCAGTACAGGTGGCCAACGACCATTCCATACTATTTTGAAGACGATCTGG AGATCAATGCAAAAGGTGTGATCCTCAAGGCCTTTGAACAGTACCGGCTGAAGACGTGCATCGACTTCAAACCGTGGTCGGGGGAGGATAACTACATCTCTGTTTTTAAGGGAGGCGG ATGCTTCTCCTCCGTGGGGAACCGGCGGGTGGGCAAGCAGCGGCTGTCCATCGGCGCGGGCTGTGATCGCATCGCCACCATTGAGCACGAGTTTCTCCATGCTCTGGGCTTTTGGCATGAGCAGTCACGCGCTGACCGCGATGACTATGTCAACATCATGTGGGACCGCATCTCAGAGG GAAGAGAGCACAACTTCAACACGTACAATGACACTACCTCCAGCGCTCTTAATGTGCCCTATGACTATGGATCCATGATGCACTACAGCAAGAACGCCTTCCGTAACGGCACAGAGCCTACTATCGTCACCAAAATCCCTGCCTTCAGTGATGTCATAGGCCAGCGCATGGAGTTCAGCGACTATGACCTGCTGAAGCTCAGAAGACTTTACAACTGCT CAAGCACATCCACGTTCCTGgacacctgtgactttgagcGTGAGAATATCTGTGGCATGATCCAGGGGCCAGGAGACCAAGCTGATTGGCTGAGGGTCTCCAAGGCAGCTGGAGGACCAGACACAGACTACTCAAACATGGGCCAGTGCACAG GCAAGGGATACTTCATGCACTTCAGCACTACATCAGGAAACCAGGATGACAATGCCTTCTTAGAGAGCCGTCTGCTGTATCCAAAGAGAGACTTCCAGTGCCTGCAGTTCTTCCTGTACAACAGTGGCCATGCCACCGATGAGTTGAGCGTCTGGGTGCGGGAGTATGACGCCGCCAACCCTAACGGAACTCTGCGCCTCATTCAAAAAGTCAATG CTCCTCCTCAGAACATCTGGCAGGTGCACCACGTGAGCTTGGATGTCTCCAAAAAGTTCCGCGTGGTCTTCGCGGGAACCAAAGGTTCCGCCGCGTCCACCGGAGGCCTCTCCCTGGACGACATCAATCTCTCCGAGACCAAATGCCCAGAGCACGTGTGGCGCATCAAGGACTTCGACAAGGTCATGTCGGAGACTCTGCAGGGGTCTGCCGTCTACAGCCCCCGCTTCACGTCCAAGGAGGGCTACAGCTTCCAGATGGCCCTCTACCCCAATGGCAAGACGCCGGACTATCCCGGTGAGCTGGGTGCCTACGCCCACCTAGTGTCCGCGGAGGGCGACACGGACGCCGGTCTGAAATGGCCCTGCCCCTGGAAGCAGATCACTATGATGCTGATGGATCAGAACCCAGACATCCGCTCCCGCATGTCCAACCAGAGGAGCGTCACCGCAGACCCTACAGCCTTGCTCGAAG GAACAGAGTTCTTCATCTGGGACGACCCCCGCAAGGTGGGGGTGCAGGTGACAGATCCAGACACCGGAGCCAAGTACTACCGAGGGACCGGGTCGGGGACCCCCGTGTACCTGACCCAGGCCAGGGCACGCAGCCGAGACTTTATCAAGGGAGGGGATGCTATCTTCCTGCTCACTATGGAAg ATGTGTCTCACTTGGTGCCTGTGCAACCAGTTCCTAGCCCCTGTGAGCGCTTCAGCTGCGAGAATGAAGGGGTCTGTGTGGTTGAGAGTACCGACACGCCAGTCTGCAG GTGTGCCTCCGGTGGTGACTGGTGGTACTACGGGGAGAAGTGTCAGCACAGGGGCACCAGTGAAGACCAAACCATGACGGCCGTGTGGGCCGGAGTGGGAGTGCTCGCCGGCATGCTGGTGGTGACCGTTGTCAGTGTGGTTTGTGTGAAGAAGAAGTACCAAAGGAGGATAACAGACATGGCCAAAGGCCTTCCCATGGATGACATGAAGGTGCAAAGATTTTAG